The following are encoded together in the Candidatus Methylomirabilis oxygeniifera genome:
- a CDS encoding protein of unknown function (Evidence 5 : No homology to any previously reported sequences) — MTRRTGQTRHRSFTVLSWSQSLTGKRVIKCVKRHALHFGLRHQLCTTRARDAPDDTAAPRMASNEAVENPGIHLFVACYPG, encoded by the coding sequence GTGACCCGTCGTACCGGACAGACCCGGCATCGGTCATTCACGGTTCTATCATGGTCCCAGTCGCTCACAGGCAAGAGGGTCATCAAGTGTGTCAAGCGACACGCCCTCCATTTCGGCCTGCGCCATCAACTATGCACGACGCGAGCGCGGGACGCACCGGACGACACGGCCGCTCCCCGCATGGCATCCAACGAGGCTGTAGAAAACCCCGGAATCCATCTTTTTGTGGCATGCTACCCGGGATAA